The following proteins come from a genomic window of Geomonas sp. RF6:
- a CDS encoding Ig-like domain-containing protein encodes MSGHVIAGKGALLVVACIIVSVLHGCGGGGGDSGGTPAASVTVSGVAATGAPMNGSAFMKDAANSPEMSTTIDPQTGRFSFNATGKTPPFMLRAGSLYSMSGGSGTANINPLTTLMVGEMGGFSNMSSLNGFYNHPDPGRMNSMFANMSTSRMHMRDKMRPLLDAYGAGDTDPMNGTFAIGQGMDRMFDDVKMSIDANGNVTMMYVNGSQVYNGPMGNMMGGTMNTGNIHQPGSATTSSVTISPSVARLRPGQTQQFTSNLAVSWSVVSTNGGTISSTGLYTAPATPGMYIIRATGISDTSQTRTATVMVGNSGMMM; translated from the coding sequence ATGAGCGGACATGTGATAGCTGGAAAAGGAGCGCTCCTTGTGGTGGCATGCATCATCGTATCCGTCTTGCACGGCTGCGGAGGCGGCGGCGGAGATAGTGGCGGCACGCCCGCCGCGTCTGTCACCGTGTCGGGGGTAGCAGCGACGGGAGCACCGATGAACGGAAGCGCCTTCATGAAGGACGCTGCGAATTCACCCGAAATGAGCACGACGATCGATCCGCAGACGGGCAGATTCTCCTTCAACGCGACCGGGAAGACGCCGCCGTTCATGCTTCGGGCGGGTTCGCTCTATTCCATGAGCGGCGGGTCCGGGACAGCGAACATCAATCCGCTCACCACTCTCATGGTGGGAGAGATGGGCGGATTCAGCAACATGTCGTCGCTGAACGGTTTTTACAACCACCCCGATCCCGGAAGGATGAACTCGATGTTCGCCAATATGAGCACGTCGAGGATGCACATGCGTGACAAGATGCGACCTCTCCTCGATGCGTACGGGGCAGGGGATACCGATCCGATGAACGGCACTTTTGCCATCGGGCAGGGGATGGACAGGATGTTCGATGATGTGAAGATGAGCATCGACGCGAACGGCAACGTGACCATGATGTATGTGAACGGAAGCCAGGTGTACAACGGCCCCATGGGAAACATGATGGGGGGCACGATGAATACCGGAAATATCCACCAGCCGGGATCAGCGACCACCAGCAGCGTGACCATATCACCGTCAGTAGCAAGACTGCGTCCGGGGCAGACGCAGCAATTCACCTCCAACCTCGCCGTCAGCTGGAGCGTGGTCAGCACCAACGGCGGAACGATCAGCTCCACCGGGCTTTACACCGCGCCCGCTACGCCTGGCATGTACATCATCAGGGCTACCGGCATATCTGATACCTCGCAGACAAGGACGGCGACGGTAATGGTAGGAAACAGCGGGATGATGATGTAG
- a CDS encoding DUF1622 domain-containing protein, producing the protein MDIAALIKVAAVSLEATGILVIAIGAILSTAHGVAGYLRRNATVDLYAAYRRQLSRAILLGLEFLVAADIIRTVAIEPTFTSVGILGAIVAIRTFLSFTLEVEVSGRWPWSRPGQEQPKEEARQGVPPDPRGAPLEGPREGRPCRPE; encoded by the coding sequence ATGGACATCGCGGCACTCATAAAGGTTGCCGCAGTCTCCCTGGAGGCTACCGGCATTCTGGTTATCGCCATCGGCGCGATCCTGTCGACTGCACATGGAGTAGCCGGGTATCTCCGAAGGAACGCGACCGTCGATCTCTACGCCGCCTATCGCAGGCAGCTCAGCCGGGCCATCCTCTTGGGGCTCGAGTTTCTCGTGGCGGCGGACATCATCCGCACCGTCGCCATCGAGCCCACCTTTACCAGTGTCGGCATTCTCGGCGCGATCGTCGCCATAAGGACGTTCCTCAGTTTCACCCTGGAGGTGGAGGTAAGCGGCCGGTGGCCCTGGTCGCGCCCCGGGCAGGAGCAGCCGAAAGAGGAGGCGCGGCAGGGCGTGCCACCGGACCCGCGGGGAGCGCCGCTGGAAGGACCGCGGGAAGGCCGTCCATGTAGGCCGGAATAA
- a CDS encoding TolC family protein produces MGRTAFTRRVLFLAPILVPVFSLQVQGEAQGGSLPQVIEYSLQNNGELQAYRQEKEIREAGKVKARLLPNPTLDLEAGTGALSGSEENNLELGISQEFLLWGKKEKRLAVAERDLDLYRWQVAERERGVREEVALAYYDVLAARERVSLGDRSIALSRQLLDVAKERLQAGDIPELEMNLVKVEVGRSEGVRLEAARDLLQKEARLASLSGAPGAGEAAPYGKLEDGIADMPKPLAELKLLARERRPDLKVLDAERRRGEAEISLARAERIPNLTAGLALRRDTTTMEIGGVEGKETAYTVALRFSVPLPVFDKNQAALQEARGRRNSSETRLTAAARNVEREVGTAYAAFENATSVLSLYKGEIIPQLEENVKLTQEAYRLGEVGILSIIEEQRKFFEVSEGYLAALHARQTAFVRLMSASASDLTGGEK; encoded by the coding sequence TTGGGAAGAACCGCATTCACACGGCGCGTCCTCTTCCTTGCGCCGATACTCGTACCTGTTTTCTCATTGCAGGTGCAGGGAGAGGCGCAGGGGGGATCGCTGCCGCAAGTAATCGAGTATTCACTGCAAAACAACGGCGAGCTGCAGGCATACCGGCAGGAGAAGGAAATCCGCGAGGCGGGCAAGGTAAAGGCCCGGCTCCTGCCGAACCCCACCCTCGACCTGGAGGCCGGAACCGGTGCCCTCAGCGGCAGCGAAGAAAACAACCTGGAGCTCGGCATCTCCCAGGAGTTTCTCCTGTGGGGCAAAAAAGAGAAACGCCTTGCCGTTGCCGAGCGCGATCTGGACCTGTATCGCTGGCAGGTCGCCGAACGGGAGCGGGGGGTGCGCGAGGAAGTCGCCCTCGCTTACTACGACGTCCTTGCCGCGCGGGAGCGGGTGTCTCTCGGCGACCGCTCCATCGCACTGAGCCGCCAGCTCCTCGATGTGGCGAAAGAGAGGCTCCAGGCGGGGGACATCCCGGAGCTGGAGATGAACCTCGTCAAGGTGGAGGTGGGGCGCAGTGAGGGGGTACGGTTGGAGGCGGCAAGGGACCTCCTGCAAAAGGAGGCGCGTCTTGCCTCCCTTTCCGGCGCACCCGGCGCTGGTGAAGCCGCCCCATACGGAAAGCTTGAGGATGGCATCGCGGACATGCCGAAGCCCCTCGCCGAGCTGAAGCTCCTGGCGCGTGAGAGGCGGCCGGATCTGAAGGTCCTCGACGCGGAAAGACGGCGGGGGGAAGCGGAGATATCGCTCGCCCGGGCGGAGAGGATCCCGAACCTCACGGCAGGACTCGCGCTGCGCCGCGACACCACAACGATGGAGATCGGCGGGGTGGAGGGGAAGGAGACCGCGTACACGGTAGCGCTCCGGTTCTCGGTCCCTCTTCCTGTCTTCGACAAAAACCAGGCAGCGCTCCAGGAGGCGAGGGGGCGGCGAAACAGCAGCGAAACCCGCCTCACGGCAGCAGCAAGAAATGTGGAGCGGGAAGTCGGCACCGCCTACGCTGCCTTCGAGAATGCCACTTCCGTACTCTCCCTCTACAAGGGCGAGATCATTCCGCAGCTGGAGGAAAACGTGAAGCTGACCCAGGAGGCATACCGGCTCGGCGAGGTGGGTATCCTCAGCATCATTGAGGAGCAGAGGAAATTTTTCGAGGTGAGTGAAGGGTATCTTGCGGCGCTCCATGCGCGGCAGACGGCCTTTGTCAGACTCATGTCCGCGAGCGCGTCGGACCTTACCGGAGGTGAGAAATGA
- a CDS encoding efflux RND transporter periplasmic adaptor subunit, with product MKSKLVILAVAGSIALGCGLGYRFAKLDGGGEGKHGTAQHEEETHKVETHKEEAHAEGAEEHEAHGEEVEVAMTLEAQKANGIAVQGAKAERIAGVISATGKVEANADRIAHVSPRISGKVVSVRGSLGDAVGAGQTLVTLDSVELADSLNRYHQSRTKLALAQSNMERVKALVEKKIAARKEILQAETEYKYAQTELHTDGERLALYGVSVSDLQKGGRKKPVLPVTSPISGIITEKHAIVGELADPTKSLFTVADLSSVWVVVDVNEKDLAKVRRGQVATVSVGAFPDLRLKGRITYIADQVDESTHTVKARVEVANPGRKLKPEMFATVELALAPDAPPVLAVPEDALQDLDGKKVLFIAEGDSRFAARPVQTGRSGGGMVEIVSGLEAGEKYAAKGAFILKSEVKKGEIKDEHNHGK from the coding sequence ATGAAGAGCAAATTGGTAATCCTGGCCGTCGCCGGATCTATAGCGCTCGGCTGCGGGCTCGGGTACCGCTTCGCGAAACTCGACGGCGGCGGTGAGGGAAAGCATGGCACCGCGCAGCACGAGGAGGAGACTCACAAGGTGGAGACCCACAAGGAGGAGGCGCACGCAGAGGGTGCAGAAGAACATGAGGCACACGGTGAAGAGGTTGAGGTCGCCATGACGCTCGAGGCACAGAAGGCAAACGGCATCGCCGTCCAGGGAGCGAAGGCGGAGCGTATCGCCGGCGTCATCAGCGCCACCGGAAAGGTGGAGGCCAATGCCGACCGCATCGCCCACGTTTCCCCCCGCATCTCGGGAAAGGTTGTTTCCGTCAGGGGATCGCTCGGGGACGCCGTCGGGGCCGGGCAGACGCTCGTGACGCTGGACAGCGTCGAACTCGCCGACTCCCTCAATCGCTACCATCAGTCGAGGACGAAGCTCGCGCTCGCCCAGTCCAACATGGAACGGGTCAAGGCGCTGGTGGAGAAGAAGATAGCGGCACGAAAGGAGATCCTGCAGGCGGAGACGGAGTACAAGTACGCCCAGACGGAGCTGCACACGGACGGGGAGCGCCTTGCGCTGTACGGCGTCTCCGTCTCCGATCTCCAGAAGGGGGGGCGCAAAAAGCCGGTCCTGCCGGTCACCTCTCCCATCAGCGGGATCATCACCGAAAAGCACGCGATCGTGGGCGAACTTGCCGACCCCACAAAGAGCCTCTTCACCGTCGCCGATCTTTCCTCCGTCTGGGTAGTGGTGGACGTCAATGAAAAGGACCTCGCCAAGGTGCGCCGGGGGCAGGTCGCCACCGTCTCCGTCGGGGCATTCCCCGATCTCAGGCTGAAGGGGCGCATCACCTACATCGCCGACCAGGTAGACGAGTCCACCCACACGGTGAAGGCGCGGGTGGAGGTTGCCAATCCCGGGCGGAAGCTGAAGCCGGAGATGTTCGCCACGGTGGAGCTCGCGCTCGCTCCCGACGCACCTCCTGTCCTCGCGGTTCCCGAGGACGCCCTGCAGGACCTCGACGGGAAGAAAGTGCTCTTCATCGCCGAAGGGGACTCCCGCTTCGCTGCGCGCCCGGTCCAGACCGGCCGGAGCGGCGGCGGCATGGTGGAGATCGTCTCGGGGCTGGAGGCTGGGGAAAAGTACGCCGCCAAGGGCGCCTTCATCCTCAAATCCGAGGTGAAGAAGGGCGAAATAAAGGACGAGCACAATCATGGCAAGTGA
- a CDS encoding efflux RND transporter permease subunit, with protein sequence MLERVIAYTLRQKGMILFLALLIVIFGAYSYIKLPIDAFPDVTNIQVEVVSHADGLSAIEIERNVTYPIEMAMRGLPGIEQMRSVTKFGLSIVTIVFKDDVDIYFARQLVFERLAEAREKVPKGVEVAMGPIGTAMGEIYQYTLEGKMPQDPQQKTTYLTNLRTIQEWIVTPQLKSVAGVNEINSYGGYFKEYQVLVSPEKLLKYGTTVDDVYEAIGSNNENVGGNLLERGTDQYIVRGVGLIKDVSDIERIVLKSPGGTPTYLRDVATVKVGEAVRMGAAMKNGKDECVGGIVMMLRGENSREVVRRVAEKVREINENNVLPDGIKIVPYYDRSDIVKESVSTVNKALIEGSILVLIVLYLLLNSIRGSMVVLIALPLSLLATFIVMKLTGISANLMSLGGLAISIGMIIDTTIIQVENVQRHLSEEGGDRTKLATVLRAVMEVRKPSIFGELIIALTFIPILSLEGIEGKMFGPLAITVAIALVASLFLSIFVIPVLCLLFLKPQPEKESAIMREATKAYLPLLEYAMGRRGAVLGVAGILLVSSIFLLTRLGTEFIPAMDEGSFDMDVSLLPGVSLAKAMEVNQRAAEKLKAFPELDTIVSRTGQTGVALDTRGSDKTGYVGIFKPRSEWKRDISKEELTNEMRESLESIAGITLGFSQPIQCRIDELVAGTRAQLIVKLFGDDMETLSRKSTEIAKVLSTVRGGTDLAAEKVSGQPYLTVDIDRGKIARYGLNISDVQKVIEIAVAGKAASELYEENRSFPISVRLPEEKRNSLEAINNLMIATKTGGNVPLAQLAEVKMVEGPVQISRQDGVRRIGIEMNITGRDIGSFVAEAKEKIRKEVKLPPGYYITWGGQFENQQRAMKKLMIIGPVAVAVILLLLYVTFRSIRLALLVISNLPFALIGGVFSLFISGQYLSVPASVGFVVLFGVAVLNGLVLVSRISQLRDEGLELQEAIRKGSLDRLRPVLMTASIAIFSLVPMLLASGTGSEIQKPLATVVVGGLVTSTLLTLLVIPSLYGWFEKKGAAAER encoded by the coding sequence GTGCTGGAAAGGGTCATCGCTTATACCTTGCGGCAGAAGGGGATGATCCTCTTCCTCGCCCTGCTGATCGTCATTTTCGGAGCCTACTCCTACATCAAGCTCCCCATCGACGCCTTTCCCGATGTGACGAACATCCAGGTGGAGGTGGTGAGCCATGCCGACGGCCTCTCGGCAATAGAGATCGAGAGGAACGTTACCTACCCCATCGAGATGGCGATGCGCGGACTGCCGGGGATCGAGCAGATGCGCTCCGTCACCAAGTTCGGCCTCTCCATCGTCACCATCGTCTTCAAGGATGACGTGGACATCTACTTCGCGCGCCAGCTCGTCTTCGAGCGCCTTGCCGAGGCCCGGGAGAAGGTCCCGAAGGGGGTGGAGGTCGCCATGGGGCCGATCGGCACCGCCATGGGGGAGATCTACCAGTACACCCTCGAAGGGAAGATGCCGCAGGACCCGCAGCAAAAGACCACCTATCTCACGAACCTGCGGACGATCCAGGAGTGGATAGTGACCCCGCAGCTGAAAAGCGTGGCGGGTGTGAACGAGATCAACTCCTACGGCGGGTACTTCAAGGAGTACCAGGTCCTCGTCTCGCCGGAGAAGCTCCTGAAGTACGGCACGACGGTGGACGACGTCTACGAGGCGATCGGCAGCAACAACGAGAACGTCGGCGGCAACCTGCTGGAGCGCGGCACCGACCAGTACATCGTTCGCGGCGTCGGGCTCATCAAGGACGTCTCCGACATCGAGCGAATCGTCCTTAAGTCTCCGGGGGGGACACCGACGTATCTCCGTGACGTTGCCACCGTGAAGGTCGGGGAGGCGGTGCGCATGGGTGCCGCCATGAAGAACGGCAAGGACGAGTGCGTCGGCGGGATCGTCATGATGCTGCGCGGCGAAAACAGCCGCGAGGTCGTGCGCCGGGTCGCAGAAAAGGTGCGGGAGATCAACGAGAACAACGTCCTCCCCGACGGGATAAAGATCGTCCCCTACTACGACAGAAGCGACATCGTGAAGGAAAGCGTCTCCACGGTGAACAAGGCGCTCATCGAGGGGTCCATCCTCGTGCTCATCGTCCTCTACCTCCTCCTGAACAGCATCAGGGGGAGCATGGTGGTCCTTATCGCCCTCCCCCTGTCGCTCCTGGCGACCTTCATCGTCATGAAGCTCACCGGGATCAGCGCGAACCTCATGTCGCTGGGGGGGCTCGCCATCTCCATCGGCATGATCATCGACACCACCATTATCCAGGTGGAAAACGTCCAGCGGCACCTGAGCGAAGAGGGAGGAGACCGCACCAAACTCGCCACCGTGCTCCGGGCCGTCATGGAGGTGAGGAAGCCGAGCATCTTCGGCGAGCTCATCATCGCCCTCACCTTTATCCCCATCCTCTCCCTGGAGGGGATCGAGGGGAAGATGTTCGGGCCGCTGGCGATCACGGTCGCCATCGCTCTGGTGGCCTCCCTCTTCCTCTCCATATTCGTGATCCCGGTTCTTTGCCTCCTCTTCCTGAAGCCGCAGCCGGAGAAGGAAAGCGCGATCATGAGGGAAGCGACGAAGGCGTATTTGCCTCTTCTGGAATACGCCATGGGGAGGAGAGGGGCGGTCCTCGGCGTCGCCGGGATTCTGCTGGTCAGCTCCATCTTCCTTCTGACGCGCCTGGGGACCGAGTTCATCCCCGCCATGGACGAAGGCTCCTTCGACATGGACGTCTCCCTGCTCCCCGGGGTGTCGCTCGCGAAGGCGATGGAGGTGAACCAGCGGGCCGCCGAGAAGCTGAAGGCGTTTCCGGAACTCGACACGATCGTTTCACGAACGGGACAGACCGGGGTGGCGCTGGACACCAGGGGCTCGGACAAGACCGGGTACGTGGGGATCTTCAAACCGAGGAGCGAGTGGAAGCGGGACATCTCCAAGGAGGAGCTGACCAACGAGATGCGCGAGTCGCTGGAGTCGATCGCGGGGATCACCCTCGGTTTCAGCCAGCCGATCCAATGCCGTATCGACGAGCTGGTGGCCGGGACGCGGGCGCAGCTCATCGTGAAGCTCTTTGGAGATGACATGGAGACGCTGAGCCGGAAATCCACCGAGATAGCGAAGGTTCTGTCCACGGTGCGGGGGGGAACCGACCTCGCCGCGGAGAAGGTGTCGGGGCAGCCGTACCTGACGGTCGACATCGATCGCGGCAAGATAGCCCGGTACGGCCTGAACATAAGCGATGTGCAGAAAGTCATCGAGATCGCCGTTGCCGGGAAGGCGGCTTCCGAGCTGTACGAGGAGAACCGCAGCTTCCCCATATCGGTGCGTCTGCCGGAGGAGAAGAGGAACTCGCTGGAGGCGATCAACAACCTGATGATCGCTACAAAGACCGGGGGCAATGTCCCGCTGGCGCAGCTGGCGGAGGTGAAGATGGTCGAGGGGCCGGTGCAGATCAGCCGCCAGGACGGGGTGCGCCGGATCGGCATCGAGATGAACATCACCGGCCGCGACATAGGGAGCTTTGTCGCCGAGGCGAAGGAGAAGATCAGGAAAGAGGTGAAGCTGCCGCCGGGGTACTATATCACCTGGGGCGGCCAGTTCGAAAACCAGCAGCGCGCCATGAAGAAGCTGATGATCATCGGTCCTGTGGCGGTCGCCGTGATCCTGCTCCTCCTGTACGTCACCTTCCGCTCCATCCGACTGGCGCTTCTGGTCATATCGAACCTTCCTTTTGCACTCATCGGCGGGGTCTTCTCCCTCTTCATATCGGGGCAGTACCTCTCCGTCCCCGCTTCCGTCGGTTTTGTCGTCCTCTTCGGCGTCGCGGTACTGAACGGTCTCGTGCTGGTGTCGCGCATCTCGCAGCTGCGGGACGAGGGGCTCGAACTCCAGGAAGCGATCAGGAAGGGGAGCCTCGACCGGCTGCGCCCGGTCCTGATGACCGCATCGATCGCCATCTTCAGCCTGGTACCGATGCTCCTGGCGAGCGGCACCGGCTCCGAGATCCAGAAACCGCTGGCAACGGTCGTGGTGGGAGGACTGGTGACTTCCACGCTCCTCACCCTCCTGGTCATTCCATCGCTGTACGGGTGGTTCGAGAAGAAGGGGGCCGCGGCGGAGAGGTAA